One genomic segment of Impatiens glandulifera chromosome 6, dImpGla2.1, whole genome shotgun sequence includes these proteins:
- the LOC124942496 gene encoding uncharacterized protein LOC124942496: MAGGFSNLGAKTKNLVVAGGLTSFVLGVYFYTMRAVGGTDELQVAIDKFEQQKHKNDEGADEESLATKA; this comes from the coding sequence ATGGCTGGGGGATTTAGTAACCTCGGAGCAAAGACAAAGAATCTAGTTGTTGCAGGTGGATTGACAAGCTTTGTGTTGGGAGTTTATTTTTACACAATGAGAGCTGTTGGAGGTACTGATGAACTTCAGGTAGCCATTGATAAATTTGAACAGCAAAAACATAAGAATGATGAGGGTGCTGATGAAGAAAGCTTGGCAACTAAGGCATGA